One genomic segment of Streptomyces sp. NBC_00239 includes these proteins:
- the carA gene encoding glutamine-hydrolyzing carbamoyl-phosphate synthase small subunit, with translation MTTSTRGAKAPAVLVLEDGRIFRGRAYGAVGETFGEAVFSTGMTGYQETLTDPSYHRQVVVMTAPHVGNTGVNDEDPESSRIWVSGYVVRDPARIPSNWRSQRTLDEELERQGVVGISGIDTRALTRHLRERGAMRVGIFSGEAWKGVRDEALLAKVQNAPQMKGADLSAEVATKEAYVVPAIGEKKFTVAAIDLGIKGMTPHRMAERGIEVHVLPATSTVEDVYAVNPDGVFFSNGPGDPATADHAVSVMKGVLERRTPLFGICFGNQILGRALGFGTYKLKYGHRGINQPVQDRTTGKVEVTAHNHGFAVDAPLDKVSDTPFGRAEVSHVCLNDDVVEGLRLLDQPAFSVQYHPEAAAGPHDAAYLFDRFTSLMDTAQMEADRA, from the coding sequence TACGGGGCCGTGGGGGAGACCTTCGGCGAGGCCGTGTTCTCCACCGGCATGACCGGCTACCAGGAGACCCTCACCGACCCGTCGTACCACCGCCAGGTCGTCGTGATGACCGCCCCGCACGTGGGCAACACCGGCGTCAACGACGAGGACCCCGAGTCCTCCCGCATCTGGGTGAGCGGCTACGTCGTCCGCGACCCCGCCCGCATCCCCTCGAACTGGCGCTCCCAGCGCACGCTCGACGAGGAGCTGGAGCGCCAGGGCGTCGTCGGCATCTCCGGCATCGACACCCGCGCCCTCACCCGCCACCTGCGCGAGCGCGGCGCCATGCGCGTCGGCATCTTCTCCGGCGAGGCCTGGAAGGGCGTCCGGGACGAGGCCCTGCTGGCCAAGGTGCAGAACGCGCCCCAGATGAAGGGCGCCGACCTCTCCGCAGAGGTCGCGACCAAGGAGGCGTACGTCGTCCCCGCGATCGGCGAGAAGAAGTTCACCGTCGCCGCGATCGACCTGGGCATCAAGGGCATGACCCCGCACCGGATGGCCGAGCGCGGCATCGAGGTGCACGTGCTCCCCGCCACCTCCACCGTCGAGGACGTCTACGCCGTCAACCCGGACGGCGTGTTCTTCTCGAACGGCCCCGGCGACCCGGCCACCGCCGACCACGCGGTCTCCGTGATGAAGGGCGTGCTGGAGCGCAGGACGCCGCTCTTCGGCATCTGCTTCGGCAACCAGATCCTGGGCCGCGCGCTCGGCTTCGGCACGTACAAGCTGAAGTACGGCCACCGCGGCATCAACCAGCCGGTGCAGGACCGTACGACCGGCAAGGTCGAGGTCACCGCGCACAACCACGGCTTCGCCGTCGACGCCCCGCTGGACAAGGTGTCCGACACCCCGTTCGGCCGCGCCGAGGTCTCCCACGTCTGCCTCAACGACGACGTGGTGGAGGGCCTGCGGCTGCTCGACCAGCCGGCCTTCAGCGTCCAGTACCACCCCGAGGCGGCGGCCGGCCCGCACGACGCCGCCTACCTCTTCGACCGCTTCACGTCTTTGATGGACACCGCCCAGATGGAGGCCGATCGTGCCTAA